GGACAGACGAACGATTATAACGCCGCCCAGACGTCAGGCTCTGGCTGTTCTGGAAAAGGCGACGTGGCATAGGTTGAATCCTGTGCCACGTCGAAGCGTTTCCGCGCTATATTTCTGTATGCAAGCCCGGTCTACCCGGCACCTCCACCTGTGGCCAGCACAAACGCCATTGCCAGCAGTGCCAGCGTGTTTTGCAGCATGTGAAACAAAACGCTGGGCCAGATCGAGCCGCTCTGCTCGCGCAGATAACCGAGGCACAATCCGGCCACGAAGAGACCGGGTACCAGCACCGGAATGAAATGGACGACGGCGAAGATCGCGGCGCCGAGCACAATCGTGACCGCAGCACTGAAGCGGCGGCGTAGCAGGTGGTGGATCACCCCGCGGAAGAAGAGTTCTTCCACCAGGGGCACAATCCCGGCCACCAGGATCAGGAGTGCCAGTAACTCACTCAGGCCGAATGGTTGCCCCCCAGAGAGACTTTCGATCTGAGGGTTTTGGAACTCACCGAAGAGCAAAACCACACCGAGATTGGTTAGAAACATCATTCCCATCCCGAAAATGAATACCGGCGGGACGAGAGCCAGATACATCCAGTGCGGCCATTGAAGACCCAAATCGCGCCAGCC
This genomic window from Chloroflexus aurantiacus J-10-fl contains:
- a CDS encoding CPBP family intramembrane glutamic endopeptidase; its protein translation is MINDNSLDQPQPSLTPGWGWRDLFITLLVIGVGGSLTILGLRFVADIANWDTSRGFISLPVYLAGMLLYLIIGGAILAVIGPRAGWRDLGLQWPHWMYLALVPPVFIFGMGMMFLTNLGVVLLFGEFQNPQIESLSGGQPFGLSELLALLILVAGIVPLVEELFFRGVIHHLLRRRFSAAVTIVLGAAIFAVVHFIPVLVPGLFVAGLCLGYLREQSGSIWPSVLFHMLQNTLALLAMAFVLATGGGAG